One genomic segment of Musa acuminata AAA Group cultivar baxijiao chromosome BXJ3-3, Cavendish_Baxijiao_AAA, whole genome shotgun sequence includes these proteins:
- the LOC135633616 gene encoding uncharacterized protein LOC135633616 isoform X1, translated as MAKRQTRGSSPTPGVFTRSRSELFVHRNRSGRVRPDPSRGPRPRLDSISPPPSSERLSAAAVKRVISPEASPVKRDAIKFVEGGKKSIDPAEEEAERIELAGGGADEVVEPSGGPEVELIHCTPPVYQNAMEVESVSQDLTTASGPEAVADVTADSTYPPKSRLAPICCSHSKLYENPNSIGYRGLPPYLTGLANDNSVKLLQIGGAHVVCCKDYPVKVGKVAEEMTSVPTEGKFSNDQLLVGGSKCSVVMESSETFGFVASPIDISLDKSPSNGDLHDLEVTTTNLCNQRGLEFDEVKFETCLHDPLLESKLMPSPSCSSPAIREPLLEEVMKPSDGSEELIHCTPPDDENAMEVENMSQDQTVLSVPEVIAADVKMELADPCKSSPALIRCSRSKLYRNSSSFSYRRLLPYLMNITKVDSGGTRVVSCKDYPVKVEKVVEETTSLPTEGKLSVDQHLVESSRCSVTVESCETLGFVESPINMSPNKSSSNGDLHDLEVTTSNLCNQSGMEFEEIKSEDCLHDPILESKLLCNPSISSPAVRESLSEEELAGNVLARPFLPSKAEFSCNMIGPLSDVRGKSLPRTSLLGSIHSLERHALAPRKGILKKHTRSCKGICMCLDCVTFRIHANYAFDFSRKQMKDADEIILGLVKELAGLRNLVEKSIIPTYEGTRTCALLQLNQELLKQACQRASRAEKIANSRSKQMFNDLNVHCRIPGPRVTFAGSVEERTSPGDQQE; from the exons ATGGCGAAGAGGCAAACCCGAGGCTCTTCCCCGACGCCCGGCGTCTTCACCCGAAGCCGATCCGAGCTCTTCGTCCACCGCAACCGGTCCGGCCGCGTCCGCCCCGACCCCAGCCGTGGCCCTCGCCCCCGCCTCGACTCGATCTCCCCACCGCCCTCATCCGAACGCCTCTCCGCTGCCGCTGTTAAGAGAGTCATCTCCCCGGAGGCCTCTCCCGTGAAGAGGGACGCGATTAAGTTTGTTGAGGGTGGGAAGAAATCGATCGATCCTGCGGAGGAAGAGGCGGAGAGGATCGAGCTGGCGGGCGGAGGAGCTGATGAGGTCGTGGAGCCATCTGGTGGTCCTGAGGTGGAGTTGATCCACTGTACACCACCTGTTTACCAAAATGCCATGGAAGTTGAGAGCGTGAGCCAGGATCTAACAACAGCGAGTGGTCCGGAGGCCGTCGCTGACGTAACGGCGGACTCGACTTATCCGCCCAAGAGCAGGCTG GCACCGATTTGTTGTTCTCACTCAAAGCTATACGaaaatccaaattctattggctatagaGGGCTGCCGCCATATCTTACTGGTCTTGCAAATGATAATTCAG TAAAGCTTCTTCAAATAGGTGGTGCACATGTAGTTTGTTGCAAGGATTATCCAGTTAAAGTGGGAAAAGTTGCTGAAGAAATGACTTCAGTACCTACAGAGGGGAAATTTTCCAATGACCAGCTTTTGGTTGGAGGCTCAAAATGCTCTGTAGTTATGGAATCTAGTGAAACTTTTGGTTTTGTTGCAAGCCCAATTGATATAAGCCTCGACAAGAGTCCTTCAAATGGGGATCTTCATGATTTGGAGGTGACAACAACCAACTTATGCAACCAAAGAGGACTGGAATTTGATGAGGTTAAGTTTGAAACTTGCCTTCATGATCCCCTTCTTGAATCTAAGCTTATGCCCAGTCCATCTTGTTCTTCCCCTGCCATTCGGGAACCATTATTAGAGGAAGTCATGAAGCCATCTGATGGATCCGAGGAGTTGATCCACTGCACACCACCTGATGATGAAAATGCCATGGAAGTTGAAAACATGAGCCAGGATCAAACGGTACTGAGTGTTCCGGAGGTCATCGCTGCTGATGTAAAGATGGAGTTGGCTGATCCTTGCAAGAGCAGCCCG GCACTGATTCGATGTTCTCGCTCAAAGCTATATCGAAATTCAAGTTCTTTTAGCTACAGAAGGCTGCTGCCATATCTTATGAATATCACAAAAGTTGATTCAG GTGGCACACGAGTAGTTTCTTGCAAGGATTACCCAGTTAAAGTGGAAAAGGTTGTGGAAGAAACAACTTCATTACCTACTGAGGGGAAATTGTCCGTAGACCAACATTTGGTTGAAAGCTCAAGATGTTCTGTGACTGTTGAATCATGTGAAACTTTGGGTTTTGTTGAAAGCCCAATTAACATGAGCCCCAACAAGAGTTCTTCAAATGGGGATCTTCATGATTTGGAGGTGACAACGTCCAATTTATGCAATCAAAGCGGAATGGAATTTGAGGAGATTAAATCTGAAGATTGTCTTCATGATCCCATTCTTGAATCTAAGCTTCTGTGCAATCCATCTATTTCTTCCCCTGCTGTTCGTGAATCTTTGTCAGAGGAAGAATTGGCTGGTAATGTGCTAGCTCGACCATTCCTGCCAAGCAAAGCTGAATTCAGCTGCAACATGATAGGTCCTCTGTCAGACGTCAGGGGGAAGTCTCTTCCAAGGACATCTCTGTTGGGATCCATTCATTCCTTGGAAAGGCATGCCCTTGCTCCTAGAAAGGGGATTCTGAAGAAACACACCAGAAGCTGCAAAGGGATTTGCATGTGTTTGGATTGTGTTACATTTCGAATTCATGCGAATTATGCATTTGACTTCTCGAGAAAGCAGATGAAAGATGCAGATGAAATAATTTTGGGTCTGGTGAAGGAGCTGGCAGGGCTTAGAAATCTAGTTGAGAAGTCTATCATACCTACCTATGAAGGCACCAGGACCTGTGCGCTTCTTCAACTCAATCAG GAACTGTTGAAACAAGCATGTCAGAGAGCCTCAAGGGCAGAAAAGATAGCAAACAGCCGTAGCAAGCAAATGTTTAATGATCTAAACGTTCACTGCAGGATTCCT GGTCCAAGAGTGACATTTGCTGGAAGTGTTGAAGAAAGGACAAGTCCAGGAGATcagcaagaataa
- the LOC135633616 gene encoding uncharacterized protein LOC135633616 isoform X2 has protein sequence MAKRQTRGSSPTPGVFTRSRSELFVHRNRSGRVRPDPSRGPRPRLDSISPPPSSERLSAAAVKRVISPEASPVKRDAIKFVEGGKKSIDPAEEEAERIELAGGGADEVVEPSGGPEVELIHCTPPVYQNAMEVESVSQDLTTASGPEAVADVTADSTYPPKSRLAPICCSHSKLYENPNSIGYRGLPPYLTGLANDNSGGAHVVCCKDYPVKVGKVAEEMTSVPTEGKFSNDQLLVGGSKCSVVMESSETFGFVASPIDISLDKSPSNGDLHDLEVTTTNLCNQRGLEFDEVKFETCLHDPLLESKLMPSPSCSSPAIREPLLEEVMKPSDGSEELIHCTPPDDENAMEVENMSQDQTVLSVPEVIAADVKMELADPCKSSPALIRCSRSKLYRNSSSFSYRRLLPYLMNITKVDSGGTRVVSCKDYPVKVEKVVEETTSLPTEGKLSVDQHLVESSRCSVTVESCETLGFVESPINMSPNKSSSNGDLHDLEVTTSNLCNQSGMEFEEIKSEDCLHDPILESKLLCNPSISSPAVRESLSEEELAGNVLARPFLPSKAEFSCNMIGPLSDVRGKSLPRTSLLGSIHSLERHALAPRKGILKKHTRSCKGICMCLDCVTFRIHANYAFDFSRKQMKDADEIILGLVKELAGLRNLVEKSIIPTYEGTRTCALLQLNQELLKQACQRASRAEKIANSRSKQMFNDLNVHCRIPGPRVTFAGSVEERTSPGDQQE, from the exons ATGGCGAAGAGGCAAACCCGAGGCTCTTCCCCGACGCCCGGCGTCTTCACCCGAAGCCGATCCGAGCTCTTCGTCCACCGCAACCGGTCCGGCCGCGTCCGCCCCGACCCCAGCCGTGGCCCTCGCCCCCGCCTCGACTCGATCTCCCCACCGCCCTCATCCGAACGCCTCTCCGCTGCCGCTGTTAAGAGAGTCATCTCCCCGGAGGCCTCTCCCGTGAAGAGGGACGCGATTAAGTTTGTTGAGGGTGGGAAGAAATCGATCGATCCTGCGGAGGAAGAGGCGGAGAGGATCGAGCTGGCGGGCGGAGGAGCTGATGAGGTCGTGGAGCCATCTGGTGGTCCTGAGGTGGAGTTGATCCACTGTACACCACCTGTTTACCAAAATGCCATGGAAGTTGAGAGCGTGAGCCAGGATCTAACAACAGCGAGTGGTCCGGAGGCCGTCGCTGACGTAACGGCGGACTCGACTTATCCGCCCAAGAGCAGGCTG GCACCGATTTGTTGTTCTCACTCAAAGCTATACGaaaatccaaattctattggctatagaGGGCTGCCGCCATATCTTACTGGTCTTGCAAATGATAATTCAG GTGGTGCACATGTAGTTTGTTGCAAGGATTATCCAGTTAAAGTGGGAAAAGTTGCTGAAGAAATGACTTCAGTACCTACAGAGGGGAAATTTTCCAATGACCAGCTTTTGGTTGGAGGCTCAAAATGCTCTGTAGTTATGGAATCTAGTGAAACTTTTGGTTTTGTTGCAAGCCCAATTGATATAAGCCTCGACAAGAGTCCTTCAAATGGGGATCTTCATGATTTGGAGGTGACAACAACCAACTTATGCAACCAAAGAGGACTGGAATTTGATGAGGTTAAGTTTGAAACTTGCCTTCATGATCCCCTTCTTGAATCTAAGCTTATGCCCAGTCCATCTTGTTCTTCCCCTGCCATTCGGGAACCATTATTAGAGGAAGTCATGAAGCCATCTGATGGATCCGAGGAGTTGATCCACTGCACACCACCTGATGATGAAAATGCCATGGAAGTTGAAAACATGAGCCAGGATCAAACGGTACTGAGTGTTCCGGAGGTCATCGCTGCTGATGTAAAGATGGAGTTGGCTGATCCTTGCAAGAGCAGCCCG GCACTGATTCGATGTTCTCGCTCAAAGCTATATCGAAATTCAAGTTCTTTTAGCTACAGAAGGCTGCTGCCATATCTTATGAATATCACAAAAGTTGATTCAG GTGGCACACGAGTAGTTTCTTGCAAGGATTACCCAGTTAAAGTGGAAAAGGTTGTGGAAGAAACAACTTCATTACCTACTGAGGGGAAATTGTCCGTAGACCAACATTTGGTTGAAAGCTCAAGATGTTCTGTGACTGTTGAATCATGTGAAACTTTGGGTTTTGTTGAAAGCCCAATTAACATGAGCCCCAACAAGAGTTCTTCAAATGGGGATCTTCATGATTTGGAGGTGACAACGTCCAATTTATGCAATCAAAGCGGAATGGAATTTGAGGAGATTAAATCTGAAGATTGTCTTCATGATCCCATTCTTGAATCTAAGCTTCTGTGCAATCCATCTATTTCTTCCCCTGCTGTTCGTGAATCTTTGTCAGAGGAAGAATTGGCTGGTAATGTGCTAGCTCGACCATTCCTGCCAAGCAAAGCTGAATTCAGCTGCAACATGATAGGTCCTCTGTCAGACGTCAGGGGGAAGTCTCTTCCAAGGACATCTCTGTTGGGATCCATTCATTCCTTGGAAAGGCATGCCCTTGCTCCTAGAAAGGGGATTCTGAAGAAACACACCAGAAGCTGCAAAGGGATTTGCATGTGTTTGGATTGTGTTACATTTCGAATTCATGCGAATTATGCATTTGACTTCTCGAGAAAGCAGATGAAAGATGCAGATGAAATAATTTTGGGTCTGGTGAAGGAGCTGGCAGGGCTTAGAAATCTAGTTGAGAAGTCTATCATACCTACCTATGAAGGCACCAGGACCTGTGCGCTTCTTCAACTCAATCAG GAACTGTTGAAACAAGCATGTCAGAGAGCCTCAAGGGCAGAAAAGATAGCAAACAGCCGTAGCAAGCAAATGTTTAATGATCTAAACGTTCACTGCAGGATTCCT GGTCCAAGAGTGACATTTGCTGGAAGTGTTGAAGAAAGGACAAGTCCAGGAGATcagcaagaataa